In the genome of Thermococcus celericrescens, one region contains:
- a CDS encoding metal ABC transporter solute-binding protein, Zn/Mn family has protein sequence MRARGLIITLILLTAAAGLIPFAGASSGKPLIVTSIAPIASIVQDAFGDSVDVVYIIPPGADPHEYQLTASQIELLRKADVIVTTGGHLPVEKKIAELKEEGTITGEALFLDDYKREGFRYLPEHWYNDKDNPHGIWLDPTNALAVAKATEKALESVDPVHSDVYESEYRSFEERVNAIVEAYQALAGKNHTAVIQMPSDQYAIEWLGIKAVASIKPEEEVPAIGVDDLVPTARKADIIVYALDSPDQMKDAAKELAAKSGKPFAEITVFWSDRPYTEVLIENSAAVVKALGGRPGEILPVQRDDVERYVALSLVVGIVLGVALGVILKK, from the coding sequence ATGAGGGCGAGAGGATTGATTATCACACTCATCTTACTAACCGCGGCGGCCGGGCTCATCCCCTTCGCCGGAGCCTCGTCAGGAAAACCCCTCATAGTTACCAGCATAGCCCCGATTGCCTCAATAGTTCAGGACGCCTTCGGGGACTCCGTGGATGTGGTTTACATAATTCCCCCCGGCGCGGATCCCCACGAGTACCAGCTGACCGCGAGCCAGATCGAACTCCTGAGGAAAGCCGACGTGATAGTAACCACCGGCGGCCACCTGCCCGTGGAGAAGAAGATAGCCGAGCTGAAGGAGGAGGGAACAATAACTGGGGAGGCGCTTTTCCTCGATGACTACAAGCGCGAGGGCTTCCGCTATCTCCCCGAACACTGGTACAACGATAAGGACAACCCCCACGGGATATGGCTCGATCCCACCAACGCGCTGGCCGTGGCTAAGGCGACGGAAAAGGCTCTTGAAAGCGTTGATCCGGTACACTCAGACGTCTATGAGTCAGAATACAGGAGCTTTGAAGAAAGGGTAAATGCCATTGTCGAAGCATACCAAGCCCTCGCGGGCAAGAATCACACCGCTGTAATTCAGATGCCCTCAGACCAGTACGCGATTGAGTGGCTCGGGATAAAGGCGGTAGCGTCGATAAAGCCCGAGGAGGAAGTGCCCGCAATCGGGGTGGACGACCTGGTTCCAACAGCGAGGAAAGCAGACATCATCGTCTACGCCCTCGACAGCCCCGACCAGATGAAGGACGCGGCGAAGGAGCTCGCCGCCAAGAGCGGAAAGCCCTTCGCCGAGATAACGGTCTTCTGGAGCGACAGGCCCTACACGGAGGTTCTAATTGAGAACAGCGCGGCGGTGGTTAAGGCCCTCGGCGGCAGGCCGGGAGAAATCCTGCCGGTCCAGAGGGACGACGTGGAAAGGTACGTGGCGCTCTCCCTGGTCGTCGGCATCGTCCTTGGCGTCGCCCTGGGGGTCATACTCAAGAAATGA
- a CDS encoding DUF4932 domain-containing protein, giving the protein MKRLWALIILTLFIGAAAPQVTGYNVTERVGVEISPNSELLSVVYYLAFGRSDPFVINRDGYLDEVDSYFASYRNHRAVQMLREHLENTSSISERDLRLYYTEYYLLLCTEPPELQPWGNIGDPWTLDFIEALRDFARESDFMTFYRTHQDYYWEDLGIYENALSLLPMDEFMGRYTDVSNVRFEFLHPFLVAIHGHSFNPVRDGVQIYGAGGMVPLVRRDPQRTAWSYKTARDTMFGLPLNMDYVNNTGLDELIYLGFVYHELGHDITLPGLYANYGDAYALAYLEEAIEGDMPYLARYDIHFWDRTGMIYEGFADGWLDFALSNVDPDYAALAVWLQRAWGEFWIDEVLQLYGKYAAMSVQNSVPLDDYVDEMLVDLRTLIPPENAGKLYSERVPVTPLRAFDRGAVEGRVVVVYGTQNPDPSGVERDRETAEAIAENLRVFYSQWDGTVEVSVKADVNVTDEDMGLNLVLVGGPYSNSLVDELDEGFPLRFVPVGDDHWVLERNPDWEVYSYVLTSNEEDPVITGELGNITGTAVIMAVRNPYNQGNYIVWVAGENRNLTALFQNPTYYLSSYEIWSEKGIEMGFYVQPEASGTS; this is encoded by the coding sequence ATGAAGCGACTGTGGGCTTTAATAATCCTCACGCTCTTCATCGGAGCGGCCGCGCCGCAGGTGACTGGCTACAATGTGACCGAACGGGTGGGCGTCGAGATAAGCCCCAACTCGGAGCTGCTGAGCGTGGTCTACTACCTCGCCTTTGGCCGGAGCGATCCCTTCGTCATAAACCGCGACGGCTACCTCGATGAAGTTGATTCGTACTTCGCCTCTTACAGGAACCACCGCGCGGTTCAGATGCTGCGGGAGCACCTTGAAAACACCTCTTCCATCTCGGAGAGGGACCTTAGGCTGTACTACACCGAATACTACCTCCTTCTCTGCACGGAACCGCCTGAGCTCCAGCCCTGGGGAAACATCGGCGACCCCTGGACACTCGACTTCATCGAGGCTTTGAGAGACTTCGCCAGGGAGAGCGACTTCATGACCTTTTACAGAACCCACCAGGATTACTACTGGGAGGACCTCGGGATATACGAGAACGCCCTCTCGCTTCTCCCGATGGATGAATTCATGGGCCGCTACACCGACGTTTCCAACGTTCGCTTCGAGTTCCTGCACCCGTTCCTGGTGGCAATACACGGCCACAGCTTCAACCCAGTCAGGGACGGCGTCCAGATATACGGGGCCGGGGGAATGGTGCCGCTCGTGAGGCGCGACCCCCAGAGGACGGCCTGGAGCTACAAGACGGCGAGGGACACGATGTTCGGCCTGCCCCTTAACATGGACTACGTGAACAACACGGGCCTCGACGAGCTTATCTACCTGGGCTTCGTCTACCACGAGCTTGGCCACGACATTACCCTGCCCGGCCTCTACGCCAACTACGGCGACGCCTACGCGCTGGCCTACCTGGAGGAGGCCATAGAGGGGGACATGCCCTACCTCGCGCGCTACGACATTCACTTCTGGGACAGGACGGGCATGATATACGAGGGCTTCGCCGACGGCTGGCTGGACTTCGCGCTCTCCAACGTGGACCCCGACTACGCGGCTCTGGCGGTGTGGCTCCAGAGGGCCTGGGGCGAGTTCTGGATAGACGAGGTGCTCCAGCTCTACGGCAAGTACGCGGCAATGAGCGTCCAGAACTCCGTTCCCCTTGACGACTACGTGGACGAGATGCTCGTGGATCTGAGAACCCTGATTCCCCCTGAGAATGCCGGGAAGCTCTACAGCGAGCGCGTCCCGGTGACCCCGCTGAGGGCCTTCGACAGGGGTGCGGTGGAAGGTAGGGTGGTGGTAGTTTACGGAACCCAGAACCCCGACCCCTCGGGGGTCGAGAGGGACAGGGAGACGGCCGAGGCCATAGCAGAGAACCTCAGGGTCTTTTACTCCCAGTGGGACGGGACGGTGGAGGTTTCGGTCAAGGCGGACGTGAACGTCACCGACGAGGACATGGGATTGAACCTGGTGCTGGTCGGAGGGCCTTACTCAAACTCGCTCGTCGATGAGCTGGACGAGGGCTTTCCGCTTCGCTTTGTGCCCGTGGGAGACGACCACTGGGTTCTCGAGAGGAACCCCGACTGGGAGGTCTACTCCTACGTTCTAACCAGTAATGAGGAAGACCCCGTTATCACGGGAGAACTCGGCAACATCACGGGAACCGCCGTGATAATGGCCGTGAGGAACCCTTACAACCAGGGAAACTACATCGTCTGGGTGGCTGGGGAGAACAGGAACCTGACGGCCCTCTTCCAGAACCCGACGTACTACCTCAGCAGCTACGAAATATGGAGTGAAAAGGGAATAGAAATGGGGTTCTACGTTCAGCCTGAGGCTTCAGGAACCTCGTGA
- a CDS encoding phosphoribosyltransferase has translation MKKFPAYLASWDDIERWAKEGAWKILEDGWRPDVIVGLARGGWVAARLYCDYLGVKDLVSLKVEHWGVTATPDGKAKLKYGTSYDLSGKKVLIVDDISDTGESLTLAKNYIEGKGPAEIRVATLLTIRGSRFKPDYYGEEIDWAWIVFPWNFVEDMINLVGNLLEEKEALTTDEIIDLFKELHGMEVPKGKLEEALRMAERRKVFKFREGAWRKA, from the coding sequence ATGAAGAAGTTTCCGGCTTATCTCGCTTCTTGGGACGACATAGAAAGGTGGGCAAAGGAAGGTGCCTGGAAGATTCTGGAGGACGGATGGAGACCGGATGTTATAGTCGGACTCGCCAGAGGAGGCTGGGTTGCAGCGAGGCTCTACTGCGACTACCTCGGCGTCAAAGACCTCGTCAGCCTTAAGGTCGAACACTGGGGCGTTACCGCAACCCCCGACGGCAAGGCCAAGCTCAAGTACGGCACCAGCTACGACCTGAGCGGCAAGAAGGTTCTCATCGTCGACGACATCAGCGACACGGGTGAGAGCCTGACGCTCGCCAAGAACTACATCGAGGGCAAGGGGCCGGCCGAGATAAGGGTCGCCACGCTCCTCACCATCAGGGGTTCGCGCTTCAAGCCTGACTACTACGGCGAGGAGATCGATTGGGCGTGGATAGTCTTCCCGTGGAACTTCGTTGAGGACATGATTAACCTCGTTGGCAACCTCCTTGAGGAGAAGGAAGCCTTAACCACCGATGAAATCATCGACCTGTTCAAGGAGCTCCACGGGATGGAAGTCCCGAAGGGCAAGCTTGAGGAAGCCCTCAGAATGGCGGAGCGCAGGAAAGTTTTTAAGTTCCGCGAGGGAGCCTGGCGCAAAGCCTGA
- the cysS gene encoding cysteine--tRNA ligase produces the protein MAIRVYNTLTKQKEEFRPLRDGEVRMYVCGPTVYDYTHLGHARTYVAFDVIRRYLEHRGYSVLMVMNFTDIDDKIIRRANETGEDPRELAERFLRLFLEDMKALKVKPADVYPRVTEHMDDIIEFVRKLQEKGYAYEGSDGVYFEVQRFKDYGKLSGIKLEELRKGARVEPGEGKKNPEDFALWKKAKPGEPKWESPWGEGRPGWHIECSTMSTKYLGESFDIHGGGNDLIFPHHENEIAQTEACTGHEWVKYWLHTGFLMVNGEKMSKSLGNFVTIREMLERYDPEVIRLFILQRHYRSPLDYTEEGMEHAKNNLERLYNTLENIRVAMERADIAFKWGQEEFEAYEAIRNAREKFYSAMDDDFNTAEALKAVFEASNAVNRYLTKVEKPKESILRKALEFFRIVSEVFGIFEDYFRQQRAGEEEALIQLLIDVRAQLRKERNFALADRIRAELREMGIQLEDTPQGTVWKRVKV, from the coding sequence ATGGCCATAAGAGTGTACAACACCCTGACAAAGCAGAAGGAGGAGTTCAGGCCTTTGAGAGACGGGGAGGTCAGGATGTACGTCTGTGGGCCAACGGTTTACGATTACACTCACCTCGGCCACGCCAGAACCTACGTGGCCTTCGACGTTATCCGGAGATACCTTGAGCACCGCGGCTACAGCGTTCTCATGGTTATGAACTTCACCGACATCGACGATAAAATCATCCGCAGGGCGAATGAAACCGGCGAGGATCCGAGGGAGCTTGCCGAGAGGTTCCTCCGCCTCTTCCTTGAGGACATGAAGGCCCTGAAGGTCAAGCCCGCCGACGTCTATCCGCGCGTCACAGAGCACATGGACGACATTATAGAGTTCGTGAGGAAGCTCCAGGAGAAGGGCTACGCCTACGAGGGAAGCGACGGCGTGTACTTTGAGGTTCAGAGGTTTAAGGACTACGGAAAGCTGAGCGGGATAAAGCTCGAGGAGCTCAGGAAGGGAGCACGCGTCGAGCCCGGCGAGGGCAAGAAGAATCCCGAGGACTTCGCCCTCTGGAAGAAGGCGAAGCCCGGAGAGCCCAAATGGGAAAGCCCCTGGGGGGAGGGAAGGCCGGGCTGGCATATCGAGTGCTCCACGATGAGCACCAAGTACCTCGGCGAGAGCTTTGACATCCACGGCGGCGGCAACGATCTAATCTTCCCGCACCACGAGAACGAGATAGCCCAGACCGAAGCCTGCACAGGGCACGAGTGGGTCAAGTATTGGCTCCACACCGGCTTCCTGATGGTGAACGGGGAGAAGATGAGCAAGAGCCTCGGCAACTTCGTGACTATCAGAGAAATGCTGGAGCGCTACGACCCAGAGGTTATAAGGCTCTTCATCCTCCAGAGGCACTACCGCTCACCGCTCGACTACACTGAGGAGGGCATGGAGCACGCCAAGAACAACCTTGAGAGGCTCTACAACACCCTCGAGAACATCCGCGTGGCCATGGAGCGGGCCGATATAGCATTCAAGTGGGGCCAGGAAGAGTTCGAGGCCTACGAGGCGATAAGAAACGCGAGGGAGAAGTTCTACAGCGCCATGGACGACGACTTCAACACTGCCGAAGCTTTAAAGGCGGTGTTCGAGGCGAGCAACGCGGTCAACAGGTATCTAACGAAGGTTGAAAAGCCGAAGGAGAGCATCCTCCGCAAGGCGCTGGAGTTCTTCAGGATTGTAAGCGAGGTCTTCGGCATCTTCGAGGACTACTTCAGGCAGCAGAGGGCGGGCGAGGAGGAGGCCCTTATCCAGCTCCTCATTGACGTCCGCGCCCAGCTCAGGAAGGAGCGCAACTTTGCTTTGGCCGACAGAATAAGGGCAGAGCTCAGGGAGATGGGCATTCAGCTCGAGGACACCCCGCAGGGAACGGTTTGGAAGAGGGTTAAAGTCTAA
- a CDS encoding FKBP-type peptidyl-prolyl cis-trans isomerase, with protein MMKVQKGDVIRLHYTGKVKETGEVFDTTYEEVAKEAGIYNENGIYGPVPIAVGAGHVLSGLDEQLEGLEVGKKYEIIVPPEKGFGKRDPKLIKTFTLGQFRRQGIYPFPGMPIEIETEGGRKLKGRVLTVSGGRVRVDFNHPYAGKHLIYEAEVVEKIEDPIEKVKALIELRMPRVDTGKVIIEVGEKDVTVDFSNAGLDRNTLVLGEILLESDLKFIGYEEVNFKPGVDELLKPPEEKSEEVVELEEEVSEPLVEKTEEGETKVEEKEVAEAEEPSSEKAEETEAAEKKEETEKKTKKKTTRKSTSRKSTKGRKTRRTTTKKTTSKKKTKAAEEKKGESTAEDSE; from the coding sequence ATGATGAAGGTTCAGAAGGGAGACGTCATAAGGCTTCACTACACCGGAAAGGTCAAGGAGACCGGCGAGGTCTTTGACACCACCTACGAGGAGGTTGCCAAGGAAGCCGGAATCTACAACGAGAACGGTATTTACGGCCCGGTTCCGATAGCCGTCGGCGCCGGTCACGTTCTCAGCGGCCTCGACGAGCAGCTTGAGGGCCTCGAGGTCGGAAAGAAGTATGAGATAATAGTTCCGCCCGAGAAGGGCTTTGGAAAGCGCGACCCCAAGCTCATCAAGACCTTCACCCTCGGCCAGTTCAGGAGGCAGGGCATCTACCCGTTCCCGGGAATGCCCATTGAGATCGAGACCGAGGGCGGCAGGAAGCTCAAGGGCCGCGTCCTCACCGTCAGCGGTGGCCGCGTGAGGGTTGATTTCAACCACCCCTACGCCGGCAAGCACCTCATCTACGAGGCAGAGGTTGTTGAGAAGATTGAGGATCCGATAGAGAAGGTCAAGGCCCTGATAGAGCTCCGCATGCCCCGGGTGGACACCGGAAAGGTCATCATCGAGGTTGGCGAGAAGGACGTTACCGTGGACTTCAGCAACGCTGGGCTTGACAGGAACACCCTTGTCCTCGGAGAGATACTCCTTGAGAGCGACCTCAAGTTCATCGGCTACGAGGAGGTCAACTTCAAGCCGGGCGTTGACGAGCTCCTCAAGCCGCCCGAGGAGAAGAGCGAGGAAGTTGTGGAGCTCGAGGAAGAGGTCAGCGAGCCCCTCGTTGAGAAGACCGAGGAGGGCGAGACCAAGGTCGAGGAAAAGGAGGTAGCGGAGGCCGAGGAACCCTCCAGTGAAAAGGCCGAGGAGACCGAGGCGGCCGAGAAGAAGGAAGAGACCGAGAAGAAGACCAAAAAGAAGACCACCCGGAAGAGCACCTCCAGAAAGAGCACCAAGGGCAGGAAGACCAGGAGAACGACGACCAAGAAGACCACCAGCAAGAAGAAGACCAAGGCGGCCGAGGAGAAGAAGGGCGAGTCCACGGCCGAGGACTCGGAGTGA
- the mrtA gene encoding CPBP family archaeomyxosortase MrtA has translation MKLRRNPYVLYALSIPFILAVRYSGGGLFLWAGYNLLFYFALPLVLAYALGFERGELGVQAGRLSEYRWALFLFIATIPLSLYGTTIPSMKEYYPIFEYSGPLDFIVKELAVGVIMFAHEAFYRGILLFPLAKRNEWLGILAQDVPYALVHVGKPGIEVPYSFVAGIVFAKLDLRAESFLPSFLLHWLGSVLFDVLCVLL, from the coding sequence ATGAAACTCAGACGCAACCCGTACGTTCTCTATGCACTCTCAATACCATTTATCCTCGCAGTCCGCTACAGCGGCGGCGGGCTCTTCCTCTGGGCGGGCTACAACCTCCTGTTCTACTTTGCCCTCCCCCTAGTCTTGGCGTATGCCCTAGGCTTCGAACGGGGGGAGCTGGGGGTTCAGGCGGGCAGGCTTTCTGAGTATCGGTGGGCCCTTTTCCTTTTCATTGCCACCATCCCGCTGAGCCTCTACGGCACGACAATCCCGTCGATGAAGGAGTACTATCCAATATTTGAATACTCGGGACCGCTTGATTTCATCGTCAAGGAGCTGGCCGTTGGGGTCATAATGTTCGCCCACGAGGCGTTTTACAGGGGAATACTACTCTTTCCCCTTGCGAAGAGGAACGAGTGGCTCGGGATTCTGGCGCAGGATGTTCCCTACGCCCTCGTCCACGTTGGAAAGCCAGGCATAGAGGTTCCCTATTCGTTCGTGGCGGGAATAGTCTTCGCCAAGCTCGACCTTCGGGCCGAGAGCTTTCTCCCCAGCTTTCTCCTTCACTGGCTCGGCTCGGTGCTCTTCGACGTCCTATGTGTCCTCCTATAG